The nucleotide window TCGGGCGGCACCACGTGATGGGTCAGATCGAACCCGCTCAGCATCGGATAGAGCGCGAGGGCAGCGGCGATTAGCCACCGACGGGCCCAGCCGGAGCGCGGGCGACCGTCTTCTACTCTCATCGTTACGACGCTCCCCGCGGCGCGCATTCTTACGCCTTAATTGGCAAGCCGCGCGCGATCGTGCGCCGCGGCAAAATCGATCGCCGGACCCTTGGGCACGATGCGGGTCGGATTGATCATCGCGTGGCTCGCGTAGTAGTGGCGCTTGATGTGCGCGAGGCTGACTGTCGCGCCGACGCCGGGCGCCTGATAAAGGTCGCGCGTGTAGCCCCACAGGTTCGGGTAGTCAATGATGCGGCGTAGGTTGCATTTGAAATGGCTATAGTAAACGGCGTCGAAACGCACCAGCGTAGGGAACAACCGCCAGTCAGCCTCCGTTGGGCGCGCGCCCACCAGATAGCGCCGATCTGCCAGGCCCTGCTCCAGGCGATCGAGGGTCGCGAACAGAGGATCGAAGGCCGCTTCGTAGGCTGCCTGCGATTTGGCGAAACCGCACTTGTACACGCCGTTGTTCAAGGTGTCGTAGATAATCGCGTTGAGTTCGTCGATCTCCGCGCGCTGGGCGGGCGGGTAGAGATCGTCGCCGGCGGCGCCCACCGCGTCAAAGGCCGAGTTGAACATGCGGATTATCTCCGACGATTCGTTGCTGACGATGGTTTTGCGCTCGCGATCCCACAGCACCGGAACCGTGACGCGCCCGGTATAGTCGCGGCGGGCCTGCCTATAGATCTCATGCAGGTGGGCGGCGCCGAAGAGATGATCGCGCGTCGCGCCGGGCGTGAGCGAACCGTCCGGCGCGCTGAAGGCCCATCCCTCGTCGCCCATGAACGGGTCCACCACGGACAGATCGACCGCGTCGCCGAGCCCTTTGAACGCACGCACGATGAGCGTGCGATGAGCCCACGGGCAGGCGAGCGAGACGTACAGGTGATAACGCCCGCGCTCGGCCTTGAAGCCGCCCTCGCCGCTCGGCCCCGGGCCACCGTCGACGGTCACCCAGTTTCTGAACACGGTCGGCGGACGAACGAAGTTCGCTCCCGCCGAGCGCAGGTCGTCGCGATGCCATTGGCCGTCAATCATCATCCCCATGGGTGGACTCCCGGAGTGGTCTGACAGGCTTCTTGCGCGGGCGCTTGCGCGCAGCCCGGCAATCCCCAAGATGATATGCAGGTGGGCCACAATCCGACAGACCCCGACCTGAGGGACCTCCAGGCGCTACTTTATCGCCTGATTACCGCACCCGAGGGCGTGGCTGCAGGCCTCGCCGCTGAGCGCGCGCCCGGGCCCAAGACGGTCGATGATTTGGAACAGTTGATCGAGAGTGATGACCGGTTGTCCGCGGGCGAGCGGCTCGAGATTTACGCCAACGCCTACTTCTATCGCATCCTCGACTGTCTCAAGGAGGATTTTCCGGCGACGCTCGCGACGCTCGGCGCCGACAACTTTCATAACCTCGTCACCGGCTATCTTATCGAGCATCCGCCGACCGAGCCCTCGATCTCGCACGCGGGCCGCCATCTGAGCGAGTTCCTGCGCAACCATCCGTGCACCGAGCAATGGCCCTTCATCGCCGAGCTGGCGCGGCTTGAGCGGACCCTTATCGAAGTCTTCCAGGCGGCCGACGCCGTGCCGCTTAGCGCCGGAACAATGCGCTCGGCTGCGCCCGAGGATTGGCCCGGACTCGCGATGCGGACGCATCCGGCGCTCGCGATCCTCGATTGCGAGTGGCGCGTCGATGAATTGCTGCGCGCGGTGGAAACCGGCACGGCCGCCGATGGAAACCCGCTCGTGCCCGCGCGTTTGCCGGTCAGCGTGCTGGTGTGGCGCAACGGCTCACGGGTCTGCTATCGCGCACTGGAGAATCCAGAGCGCGCAGCGCTCGAGCTGGCCAGAGCGGGGACGAAGTTCTCGGCGATATGTGAAGCGGTTGCCGCTGCCGCAGGCGAAGGAGACGGCGACGGCGGGCAGGTCGCGCTAATCAATCGGCTGCTCGCGCGATGGCTCGCCGACGGTGTGCTCGTCGCGGCGTGACTGCGGCAGCGATCTCATCGCGGAAGATAAGCCGCAACTTACATGAATTTACGCCGGCGATGGCCTTTGCAGCCGGCACGACTGCGCGCGATGGCGCAGTCTAGACCTGCTTCTCGCGCAGTTCCGGGCTTTCCAGTAGCTTGTAGCTGACGAGCGACGTCGGCACCCCTTCATCGAGGCTGCGAAGGCGAAAGTAGGGCGCGTCGTTGCCGCCACCGCTCTTCAGGCTCACCACCTCGTGCACTTTGCCGCGGAAAACAACCCGGCTGCCCGGCAGCATCCTGATGGCTGTATGCTTCTCCATCGTGGCTCACTCCTCCCCACCCTTTTGAGTTCACCACCGACCCGACCGATATCTCAGGAACTATTGCAGGTGCGGCTAGAATGTCAAGAATCGCGCGCTCGTGCATATGCACGCTTGACACGGCCTCAGCTATATTGCTCCAACCTATGCGGTTCGAATGAGGAGAGCGTTATCGATATGGCCATCGTAAGAGGTGAACAGCTAATCGCGCGTTGTTTCAGAAGCGAAAGCGTCGACACGATCTTTTTCATGATGGGCGGTCCGACCAGCGGCACGGCCGGCGCCTGTCTCGAACTCGGCATGAAGGGCATCTATGTCCGCCACGAGCAGGCGGCGGCAATGATGGCGCATGCGTACGCGCGCGTCACCGGCAAGGCGGGAATCTGTATCACGCCCTCGGGCCCAGGCACGGCCAACGCGCTCACCGGGCTCGCCAACGCATGGGCCGACGCCACGCCGATAATCGCGATCGGCGGTTCGGCGCCGATGCGCGCGACCACGCTCGACGCTTTCCAGGAGATGGACCAGGTCGCGATCATGAAGCCCGTGGTGAAAGCCGCCTATCGGGTGGACATGGCAAGCCGTATCCCGGAGTACATCAGCGTCGCGTTCCGCGAGGCGCTCGATGGAAAAAAGGGGCCGGTTTACCTCGACCTCCCGGGCGACATCCTCAACCATAAGGTTGACGACGAGAAAGTCTTGTTCCCGTCAAACTACCGCGTCGAGAGCCGGCCCGCCGGCGATCCGATGCAGGTCGAGCGCGCAGTCGAGCTGCTCGCCGCGGCCAGGCGTCCGATCGTCATCACCGGCAGCGGCGTGCTCTGGTCGGGCGCATCGGCCGAGCTGCGCGACTTTATCGAGAGCACCGGACTGCCGTTCTACACCACGCCGCAGGGGCGCGGCGTAATTCCGGAGGATCATCCGCGATCGTTTCCGGGGGCGCGCTCGATGGCGTTTCGCGAGGCCGACGTGGTGCTGGTGGTGGGCGCGCGGGCGAACTCGATGCTCTCGTTTTTGCGCGCGCCGCGTTTCTCGCCCGACGCGCGTTTCATCAGCGTCAACCTCGACGGCCGCGAGATCGGCCATAATCGCGCGATCGAAGTCGGAATCATCGGCGACGCCAAAATGGTGCTGCGCCAGCTGACCGAGGAGGCCGAGGGCCGCTTCGAGCCTCATCGCGAAAGCGAGTGGGTTGCGCAGCTCAGCGCCAAGCATCGCTCCAACCAGGAGCGCTCGGCGCCGCTGCTTCACTCCGACGCCGTGCCGATCCATCCCCTGCGTCTGTGCCGCGAGGTCCGCGACGCGATCTCGCGCGACACCATCCTGATCGTCGACGGCCACGAGATTCTGAACTTCGCGCGCCAGTCGATTCCGATCTACCGGGCCGGATGCAGCCTCAACGCGGGGCCACACGGATGCATGGGCGTCGGCGTGCCTTTCGGCATCGGCGCCAAGGTCGCAAAACCCGACTCGCCGGTGCTGGTGCTCTCGGGCGACGGCGCGTTCGGATGGAACGG belongs to Candidatus Binataceae bacterium and includes:
- a CDS encoding glutathione S-transferase family protein codes for the protein MGMMIDGQWHRDDLRSAGANFVRPPTVFRNWVTVDGGPGPSGEGGFKAERGRYHLYVSLACPWAHRTLIVRAFKGLGDAVDLSVVDPFMGDEGWAFSAPDGSLTPGATRDHLFGAAHLHEIYRQARRDYTGRVTVPVLWDRERKTIVSNESSEIIRMFNSAFDAVGAAGDDLYPPAQRAEIDELNAIIYDTLNNGVYKCGFAKSQAAYEAAFDPLFATLDRLEQGLADRRYLVGARPTEADWRLFPTLVRFDAVYYSHFKCNLRRIIDYPNLWGYTRDLYQAPGVGATVSLAHIKRHYYASHAMINPTRIVPKGPAIDFAAAHDRARLAN
- a CDS encoding DNA-binding domain-containing protein, with the translated sequence MGHNPTDPDLRDLQALLYRLITAPEGVAAGLAAERAPGPKTVDDLEQLIESDDRLSAGERLEIYANAYFYRILDCLKEDFPATLATLGADNFHNLVTGYLIEHPPTEPSISHAGRHLSEFLRNHPCTEQWPFIAELARLERTLIEVFQAADAVPLSAGTMRSAAPEDWPGLAMRTHPALAILDCEWRVDELLRAVETGTAADGNPLVPARLPVSVLVWRNGSRVCYRALENPERAALELARAGTKFSAICEAVAAAAGEGDGDGGQVALINRLLARWLADGVLVAA
- a CDS encoding thiamine pyrophosphate-binding protein, whose protein sequence is MAIVRGEQLIARCFRSESVDTIFFMMGGPTSGTAGACLELGMKGIYVRHEQAAAMMAHAYARVTGKAGICITPSGPGTANALTGLANAWADATPIIAIGGSAPMRATTLDAFQEMDQVAIMKPVVKAAYRVDMASRIPEYISVAFREALDGKKGPVYLDLPGDILNHKVDDEKVLFPSNYRVESRPAGDPMQVERAVELLAAARRPIVITGSGVLWSGASAELRDFIESTGLPFYTTPQGRGVIPEDHPRSFPGARSMAFREADVVLVVGARANSMLSFLRAPRFSPDARFISVNLDGREIGHNRAIEVGIIGDAKMVLRQLTEEAEGRFEPHRESEWVAQLSAKHRSNQERSAPLLHSDAVPIHPLRLCREVRDAISRDTILIVDGHEILNFARQSIPIYRAGCSLNAGPHGCMGVGVPFGIGAKVAKPDSPVLVLSGDGAFGWNGMEMDTAIRHQLPIVVVVSNNAGFTSRQTGGTVGRELGWQRYDKMVEALGGYGEFVEKPDDIRGAIERAFASNKPALVNVCTDPEAQATTDMGFAGY